DNA sequence from the Callospermophilus lateralis isolate mCalLat2 chromosome 2, mCalLat2.hap1, whole genome shotgun sequence genome:
CATCACAGAAGAAGTGATTAATCTCCTTAGACCCACAGAAACATAAGTGGAATGTTAATGTCGTGTGTATCAAAGCATCTGCCAGGCCTATAAAGTAAACTCCAGCCATGAGCAGTGAACACACCTTAGTGGACATGTCTACTGCATAGTGCAAGGGGTTGCTGATGGCCTTGTACCTATCAAAGGCCTTCACTGCCAGCAGCACACACTCAGAATCTTCAAAGGTACAGTAGGTCAAGAACTGCACTGCACAACCAAGGAAAGAAATTGATTTGTTCTTGGACAATATGTCCACCAGCATCTTGGGTCCTACTGCTGTGGAATAGCAGAGGTCACAGAAAGAGAGGTGGCTGAGGAAAAAGTACATTGGAGTGTGAAGCTGGGGATCCACTCTAATTAACATGACCATTCCAAGATTTGCCAGGAGAATAATGAGATAAACAACTAGAAATGCAGGGAATAGAATCACTTTCATCTGAGGGTTATTGGTGATtctcaaaagagaaaaatgacttaatgttGAACAATTTCCACTGTCCATTCTTCTTGGTTCttgtaataatattttataaaagtcAATAAGGGAATGATAAATTAGGGATTGCTTTTTATGCATACATGAAAAATGTTATTATAAGGCATAACCTAATTTATTTTCGAACATTGTGTTCCTTGCCCTCAGAAAATAGCCTACACAAATACAAGTGTCACTGATAGGAAGCattaacatattaaaaaaaaaaaaaactttaaaagggCTAACATAAGAACATGATTATCTTTGCTTccaaatttatatataatttcccgagtctttgactTTAGACTTAGCACAATGACTGGTAGTTGGCATACACTGGCATTTACAATGTGTTGCTTCTATTAATATTTGaataaaagtaaaagaaactATGTACCACATTCCTTGAAGAATGATTTTGTAAAGGAGAGGACTTCTAAAATATGAGCAAGTGAAAGTTCTACAGCTCTTATTCAAATAACAAATGAAGTCAGTCAAACTCACACAGGTCTATCAGGAAAATCATCATTGGTCATTACACTGAGGGGTTTACTTACTTGAGTATGAAAGTATGAAACTAGTCACTTACACATCTGTCAAGACATGATTCCTCATTGGAAAATCAAGTCATATTTTTCTATTACTCTTAAGCATAGCCACTCAGAGACTTACCCAAGGTGAGAAAGTCTGTCTGTCCTTATCTCTGATGCCTGAATGATAAGTAGATCACATTTTATTTCCATATAGTGACTGTGGGGAGTTAAATctcctaagccactgccaccacttCTTTGTTTTATTCAAACATAATTAATTAGATTAATACTACTTTCTATAACAGCTTATTACAAATACTCTTGTGTGAGTATTTTCTCCTGAGAATACCGAAACGAATTCAGCAAAGACTGAACTTTTAATTCTTTTCCCTTGTCACAAAATTACTCAGTGTCAGAAATGGACAAGGACCTTATTTAACAGTCTCCTTCATGGCTCTCATAACCATACTGGCTGTTGGTGAAACCAGACATGTACTGAAACTGAAATGCATTCCCTACTTGGTGGCTTCTGGGTCCCTTGCATTGTCCGCCTGCTTCTTCATTTCTGAGACCACCTCCTGAACTACAGTTTAGACATATGGTAGTCCACAGGCTACTTCTTTCATTAATCATTGTCCGATTCCTCCTCACATCCACACCAACTGCCCTCAATTCAATGCACGGTCTCCACTGCACACTGGTCCTTTCTCACGTTTGTATATCTCATTCCATGTGAGTGTCTCTACATTAGCAGAGTCATTAGTGCAGATATTTTCATGAGTAATGAAtcagtacatgtgtgttttaaaacattttaatgttAGGCTCTAGATATTCAACAACCAGTAATGAGTATGTTTCAAGGTTTATTTCTGCTAACTTAGTTCACATGTACAATAAGACTCTTTTTTAAATAATGCATGATGGTATGATGTTTTCACAAAAACCACCAAGAtttattatttttccaaaataatttttGCATACTATAATTTAGTATATATACTGGCAGTATATGTTTTTTTGCGCACACTAATCTATCCTGTACAGCCACCAATGAATGTTCTCCCTCTTTCAATGTGTTTAACATCCCTGTCTTTAACTTCATTTGACTACTTCATATGTACAGGCTGCATTTAAGGCAGTTCTCATTATTGTAAAATATTCCTTTACACAaatatactatttttaaaaacactgCATTCTTGGTAGGAAttgaattgttttcttttttactatAACCATAAATGTTATTGTGAATATTCTTATGCATTTCTTTGGGTAGagacatacatttatttattttttgtatggaAATCGGAGGTATAAATATGTGTTTATGTCTGTACAGAAAGATtgtactttctctctctctctctcttttcccactAGACAGAAGAGTAGTGATGATGCCAAGTAGGTAGTGTGAGTTTCAGAAGGTCAAACACTTTGAAACATCGTCATATTGACTGACTTCTTACACAAATTCAGAATTTCATAGATATGTAATATTAGTGGATATACAATTTTATTGGTGCTTTTGGTGGCTGGGGTAAGCATCCTCCAAGGCCCATGTGCAAAAACTTGGTCTTCAGTCCATGGTGCTATTGGGAAGTACTGGATCCTTTAAGAGGATCCAGGTGCTATTGGGAAGTACTGGATCCTTTAAGAGCTGGGGCCTACTTCCagtaatataaaaagaaaaatgtattggGACATTGGGACCCTAGCTCTTCTTTTTTCTTGCCTTTATGGCTTCCTAGCTGCCTTGAGGTGAGCAGATTCCTTTGATCCTCATTCCCACCACAAAATACTGCTTCTCCACAGGCCCAAAACAAAGGGGCCAAATGACTATGGAATAAAAACCCCAAACCCTGAGCTAAAGTAAAATCTTCCCCTTAATGTTAATTACCTCTGCTATGGAATTACCATAACAAAAAGTTGAGTAACCCAGCCATTTTCTGAAAataaagaatatcacataatgaaATAGTTTtgcaattatcaagaaaaaatgaaaattcagTATAGAAATTTCTACTTCATGTCTTTAGCGTTTCAgaggaataaataaaaatgaagggaAAATTGGTTTTCCGTGAGTAAATTTCTTCTCTTGGGACTTCTTAAGAAACCTTGGATTAAAGAGACACTATTTGGCACATTTCTCATTGTTGATCTCCTTTATCTCACTGCAAACCAAGTAATGGTAATTTTATTGGACTGGATTCCCAATTTCACACATTACTGTATCTTTTTTCAGTCACCTGTCCTCTCCTGATCTCAGATACTATAAAACAATTGTAGCCAGGATACTGGTAGGCTGGATTGTCAAAAACTTGTCAACCCCCTTATTTTGCTGTGCTCTGCAGTTCTTGATCTTTCTGTAAAACAATAAAGTGACTaatgtttttttcaatttttttttaaacaccacATGGGATTACGTGGAATAGAATCATAATTCATAGTGACAGAATGTGGTATGTGGAAGGGACATTATGAACAATCTAGattatctttcttttttgtaaaaGAAGATTGAAGTAGATTATGTATTACATTATGCCATATCTTTTGAATTCTTATATTTAACAGTTATAGCATTAAAGGTGagcagagaaaaaaattataccaTTAACCCTATCAACCCAATAACCAATATTGTTCTCATTTCAACAATATTTGCCATCAGTCATTGATTGACATGAAAGAAGAATGTGCTTAAGAGAGATCAAGAGAAAAAGGGAAGAATGAGGACTGGACTAGACAGACTGTAATAGATTCATGCCTTTGGTGCTGTGTTCCACAGACTGTTAGAATCCCAAGTTTGAAAGAATTGGGCATTATTAACTTATGTAAATATATGATTTCATAACTTCATGACcgatgtaactctacatcatgtacaaccagaagaatgagaaattaaacTCCATCTTTGTATGATGTGTTAAATGCATTCCActctcatgtgtaactaattaaaacaaattaaaaagagtAAAATGGATAAAAATGAGCCAATGTGAACCATCTGCTCAAGTTTCTGTTTTGGTTATGAATCCAATAATAATAGTCTCACATATACATTTTGAAACTCATCAATTTCAGGGAGATGAATTTTAATATCAAACCAGTTTATGATACTTTTGGTCATCCTTtcataagtctttaatttctcttaTTTCAAACCCACTGTATCTAACGATAGGGGCCGATATGAAGCTTGAATTGGCCTCTAAATATGACAATTAAAGTGAATATCTGAGAAAGAGATGGGTTAGTTGGGTAGAAAATTTTTACCATCAGGTTACTGGCAAGCCACATTCATCCCTTTTGCCTAAATTTCAGAATATTTCAAACAATGTTTTCACCCTTTTATTGTTCAACTTGAGCtggtataacaaaataccatagaacTGTTGTcatataaacaacaaaaatttattttttagagttCTAGAGGATTGAAGTCTAATATTTAGGCACTGTGAGATTCAGTGTCTGGGGACAGCCCCTTTCTGTTCTAGACAACTATTTTCAGTGTCTTCTCAAGGCGGAAGTTTCCAGGGAGATCTTCAGGCCTGTTTGATGAAGGCACTACTCCCATTGTGGAGTACCCTGCACTCAAGAATTTATCAGCCCCAGAGGGTGATAGTACCATCATTTGGGGATTTAGGGTCACAATGCATaggtgaaagaaaaacaaattttaataacCATGTACAGAATGCACTATTTCAAAACATCAGGAGATCATTCACAAATTGTTATAGAGGTGGAAACACATAGGCTTTTTAAATAAAGCAAGAATTATTCATAGATATTTTCCCTCATGATATCTTCTCCTGACTTGTGACTGTACTCACCATTCAGGCAGGCAGACTCTCATTAGTAAGATGTTGCACAATTTTGCAGTGTCTAACAATTCTACTGATGATTGCTATTGAATGAGTAAGGTTTCTTGCATGGTGGTTGTTGCAGGTTGTGACCTGTCTTCTGTCTGAGCTTTTGTCTTCCATTACAACCACTGTTGAGATGAAAAGTTTGGTTCATAAGACAGAGAATCTTCCCAGTCCACACTTTCTTGCTTCTAAGAATACCATTTCTTTCCATCTCACTCAGGTCACTAGACACTTGCTTTCACTTGTTACTTCTATCATTTTCCCTCCTAGCCTGACAAATCCACAGGTTAACATCTCCAAACCAGAATTCTGATTCTTCTACATCTGTTCTGTCAACTTGGAGGCCAGAAGGAATGTGGAACAATGTACATCTGTTTGTAGCTGTAATTTCTCCTCCATCCATTTTGTTCTTGCCTCTGTATTTAGTTTTGCATCAGTAACGAAATGTACACACTTCAACAATGGCCATTCAATAATGGCAGTAAATTACAGCCCTTCCTTACCACATTAGTTTAGACAAATTTCTGTCAACAATGACAGAGTATCATCCCTGATGCTCTCCAAACATAGAGTGTCCCTGTACTACTATGGCAGGCCTCCAGGATCGGTCATTTAGTTCTCCCCCTCCACATACACATAAGTGGATGCTCAGGATTTCCCCTATGGAAGGTTCCTTCTCTTTCATCAGTTTTTTTAAGCTCCTTGCTAGCTCATTGATTATTTCATAAAAATGAAATCTGGTGTGTAAGAACTAGCCATAAATGGTGGAAGGTGCAGAAAGATTGATGAAAGAGGCAGTTAAACATAAAATTGCAGAGTCCAATCCAATTCATTAGGTGCTTAAAGACAGAGCATGTCTTGGGTGGCAGAAGTCACTCTCCATGGTAGGACAAAAAAGGTTCATATGCTAAACTAGACAAATGTGATCTACTGCCAATCAGAGTATAGCtaggattcctcaaaaaaaattacTATTAATATATTAAACATAAGTTAAGGAAAATTCAAGACTTCAGTGATTATCACCGAATGTTCTGCTGAATATCTCAATCATTTTCTACTGTTTAAAATGCATGCCAGTGTTACCTGATGAATACGTCAGCAATTTTGAGCAAGATGCCTATACTCATGTCAAGCTGATACATACAACTGAGAGAATCACCATGTCAACTAAGTAGAGGCCCAGCTCAATCCTGATAGGTAACACTGAGAAAAAGAAGGAATAAATCACCAGAGTAAAGACCACACCTGAAGGCAGTGCAGTAAGTAACACCAAGGAATCAAAATAACTATAATTAGAAATAATGGGGTTTTCCTTCAAGATAAGGAGGTCAGGGCAgaggaaatatatgtaggaatggggctaatttttttttctgaaattaatcaaaaacaaaaagaaataaaaaaacaaaagtctCCAAGATGAACAATAACAGGTCAGAGACAAGcagaaataacacacacacacacacacacacacacacattctcatccagaaaaagctttaaaaagtaaaatagaaattatTGAAAGGAAGAATCATGACACAGATAGTAGGGCTTGTCGTTCTTAAAGCCATTGATGTTTTACATGGgacaattttttgggggggccaCTACTTCCTGTAAATTGAATTAGAGGATGCTGAGCTGCACCCCTAGCTTCTGAACACTAGATGCCAGTAGTAGGAAATGTGAGAAGTGGAAAAAGGTCAAAAATTATTAGATGAGTTTATGGTATATACAAAGAAGATGTAAGAATTAACCCCGATATAACAATATTTCAGGTTATCCCCCCTTTTATTTTGGCCTTCAGAATTTTAGTCAAGATGATAATTTACCCTACTCTTAGTTGATATaaactttccttttttaaaatgtgaaaaataaaataggtGCTTGAGTAGAAAAACAAACTGTGTTTGTTTTGTGTGCAATTTTCGGCAGATCAACTTTAGAAATATACTGTACAGGAGTTGAAAATATCTCAATATATTTATCTGAAACAGCTTTTGCATCACACACACCTTGAAAACCCAAATGGACATCCAGCGATACATAACGACAAGTAGAACAGGTGCCTCGCTTATCCTTATCAAGTGTGAAGGGCAGCACACCTAGCAGCATTCACCTGGATGCCTTCCAGCATTGGACAGCCACTAGGAAGAATGAAGTCTCTACACCAGCTCTGGTCCTGTGCTTTCTTCATGTTCAGCTATGAAGTGCCAAACCAGACACCAGAATGGTAATACTTGTATCTCATGACTTAGAATAGCTTCAGACACATAGTGTGATTGTTAATTAGAATTTTCTTATTAGTAGGTTCATTATCTTTCTACTATTTGAAGGAAATTTGGTGTGGCTTAAGGCACTCCACCAACTGGAAACCATGGGATTTGTATAATATTATAAGAAAGTGAATGTTTATAAGAAATATACCTGTTCCTTCAGAATGGAAGCATAAACTCTAATCATATATTTGATATGCAGTTATACAATTCCACAAAGAACTATGGATTCTGAAAGGAAGCATGTTTGATATTAAACAGTTATATCTTCAATTAAAGTAGTTTAATGAAATACTCAGCCAATTCCACAGAGATTAATTATATTTCATAGCTTACATCACATGACTTTTGTGCCATTTGTATTTTGTTAAACCATAGATATTAATAACAATTTTACTCAAGAGACCCATTTCCCAGGGGGTTACATATAGTATAAATCTCTAACCTTATACTATTCACTTACCATCCTCAGTATCAAGGAAGAAAAGCTGGTACTTCAAGTGTGATAGCCAAAACTAGATTCTGGTTATTTGAAGAAGGAAAATAGAATATTTTCTGATAAAAGATAATTTAAATATGTTAACCGCATCTCTCTTATATTTATAGACTGTTTATGTGAACTGTTTCTCTGTGAAGTTAATTTATACAATGTGTTTACCTTATAGTTTTGAGAGGCAGTTGATGGGAATGATTTTCTGTGTAACATCAAGCATCGAATGTATGAAAGATAGAGTAGTGAATGGTAGAATTTGTCTTATATCtgtctgtgtctctctctctgtctctccttttAATAGACCTGAACGATTTCTAAAAATAATAGTACTTTTAAACAAAACAATATCTtatcttttcttattttctggaTTAAGACTTCAGATGCATATTGCCTAGTTATTTCCAGGTAAGTTTACACAGGTATTCATCTTTATGAGTAATCAGAAATATTGAACCTTAATTAATGAAATAACTGTCAATTTTGTAAGTAAAGTTCCTATGATTTTCAGGGTTCCTTTTATTGTTTATTCATTCTACATATTTCTGTACTTAAATGATCTATCTTCCTGTAATCCCTCAAATCTGTCATGTTTTTATATAGTAGCTGTAAATCACCTCACTTAAAAAAGGAATGTTATGACAAATCAAATCAAAAAATAGTGTATATTACACAAGGTCATGTTGTCTGTGAATCTCTTAGATGCAACTAACCAAGTATTACAGGGAACAGGGTTTAATTTCTATGTAGTTGTAAGATGAAAGTCCATGGAATGACATAACTTAGTAGATCACCTGAACCTACTTTGGTAGAAAAAAGGTGGAAATAAATATCAAGTGCTCATgatgaataaattaatttaaatcagTAATACTCactaagatgcttaacttttaaaTTGCTTGGTAGTTATGTTTtgttatcttcataaatattctgAGATCaatgatatatacacacacactaaatttttctGATGCTAATatagacttttttttcctttttattctctttccagaaaaaaaatacaaaacgtAATATCTTCCCAACCTGACTCAGGGAGTAATGGTGGGGAAGAACTGCACCCCCATGACAGAATTCATTCTCCTTGGATTATCAGATGTCCCGGAGCTGAGAGTCCTTCTCCCGCTGATGTTCCTTCTCATCTATGGAGTCACCGTGTTGGCCAACCTGGGCATGATTGCTCTGATTCAGCTGAGCTCCCGACTTGACACGCCCATGTACTTTTTCCTCAGTCACTTGTCCTTTGTAGATTTTTGCTATTCCACAACAATCGTGCCAAAGATGTTGGCCAGCATCTTCAGCAAGGACAAAGCCATCTCTTTCCTAGGGTGCTTCGTGCAACTCTACTTCTTTTGTACATGTGTGGTCACTGAGGTCTTCCTCTTGGCAGTTATGGCTTATGACCGCTTTTTGGCCATCTGCAACCCTCTCCTTTACATGGTTACCATGTCTCAGAAGCTTCGTAtgggccttgtttccagttgctaCCTCTGTGGAATGGTATGTTCTCTGATTCACTTGTGTTTAGCTCTTGAAATCCCATCCTATACATCAAATGTGGTTGATCATTTCTTTTGTGATCTACCACCTATCCTTTCTCTTGCTTGCTCTGATGTGTCTGTTAATGAACTCATGGTATTAATTGTGCCCACTGTGAATGAGGTCATTACTATCACCATCATCCTCACCTCCTACCTGTTCGTTCTCATCACCATCCTGAAGATGCGCTCTGCAGAGGGGAGGCACAAAGCCTTTTCCACCTGTGCCTCCCACCTCACAGTCTTAGTTGTCTTTCATGGAACAATTCTGTTCATTTATTGCCAGCCCAGTCTAGGCCACAGTCGGGATGCTGACAAAGTGGCCACAGTGTTCTACACTGTGGTGATCCCCATGCTGAATCCCCTgatctacagcctgaggaacaaggaTGTGAAAGAAGCTCTCAGAAAGGTAATAGGatctgggctggggttatagctcagtggcggagtgcttgccgagcatgtgtgaggcactgggtttgattctcagtacaacACATAAGTAAGTAAAATTGAAgtcctatcaacaactaaaaataatatgttttttaAAGGTGATGGGATTCAATTACTTTTGAAGAATCATTTTCTTATATAGATTTCAGTTTGGAATAAGGAAACCTCAAGAGGAGTTATGTGTAAATGAATGTGGGGAAATGTCAAACAGGGAAATATTTTAGGCACCAGGGGATTATGTGTGCTTTCAGGTGGACCACTTACCTGTATGTTAAGTTATGTGCTATACTATTTAATTATTGTTTACCTGAATCTTCTACCTTCACTTTTCTTCTTCAATCTTCAATTGGTTTAATTGGGTTTGTAAGATACTATAATTATTCCCAATTTTAGGATCTGAGATAGGTACAATGTTTTTCCAACAAAGTGCATATAGAAATGTTTTTTCATCATCCTTGATGCATATAAACATTTTCACTAAATTTACTTCACTTTTACTAGAgggaaaaatacatttatttaatcatctatgctttttttcataatatgctATTAGTTTCCACTGTGCTGTTATGTATTTCTGGATAATATTTTcagtaattttcattttattactttttctaTGGAGAGATTATAATTTTGGAACCTTTGTAAACTTTCTCATCTGCAAACTAGACATGAGATTCTCTACATTTATGACAAAATATTCATGAAAATTAAATATTGTCTTAAATTCTTaccattatacataacattaataaACTAGTATATTATTATCGTATTTTATTGCTTCATTTTTACTTTcatgtttaaattttataattatccCTGATTAAACAATTTAGTTATGTGTTTGATGCCCTACTTTCTTAAGATTTCCACATCCAtgttaatgtttttattatttatatctgCAGGAAATGATGCCTTTCATTCATTACCttttctaaatataaacactATCTTAAGCCCATTGTGTTAATTTCCTATGGATTCTGAAAATAATGACCACAAACTTGATGGTTTAAAACTG
Encoded proteins:
- the LOC143390451 gene encoding olfactory receptor 5L1-like; this encodes MVGKNCTPMTEFILLGLSDVPELRVLLPLMFLLIYGVTVLANLGMIALIQLSSRLDTPMYFFLSHLSFVDFCYSTTIVPKMLASIFSKDKAISFLGCFVQLYFFCTCVVTEVFLLAVMAYDRFLAICNPLLYMVTMSQKLRMGLVSSCYLCGMVCSLIHLCLALEIPSYTSNVVDHFFCDLPPILSLACSDVSVNELMVLIVPTVNEVITITIILTSYLFVLITILKMRSAEGRHKAFSTCASHLTVLVVFHGTILFIYCQPSLGHSRDADKVATVFYTVVIPMLNPLIYSLRNKDVKEALRKVIGSGLGL